The following proteins are encoded in a genomic region of Brachionichthys hirsutus isolate HB-005 chromosome 14, CSIRO-AGI_Bhir_v1, whole genome shotgun sequence:
- the LOC137904110 gene encoding protein disulfide-isomerase TMX3 — translation MAGGRAFLLYTAAAAFLRSATVAFVEDLDDTEVKVPSVIILNTSNEQYFLPGAPVETMEQLVQFINGVLDGSAQAHGGDGVFQRIQRLFFEARSTIMSVFRSSPILGCFLFGLPLGVISLMCYGIFTATSDDGSDDMDPLKREGLTDEEEEDEEEDDEEEDGEEEEEEEDGRRRSYELEGPEEEKDPKEKKTD, via the exons ATGGCTGGAGGGAGAGCTTTCCTGCTTTACACAG CTGCAGCGGCCTTCCTGAGATCAGCGACGGTTGCGTTCGTGGAAGATCTCGATGACAC CGAGGTGAAGGTGCCCTCCGTCATCATCCTCAACACATCCAACGAGCAGTACTTCCTGCCCGGCGCGCCGGTCGAGACCATGGAGCAGCTGGTCCAATTCATCAACGGCGTTTTGGACGGTTCTGCGCAG GCGCACGGAGGAGACGGCGTCTTCCAGAGGATCCAGCGTTTGTTCTTTGAAGCCAGATCCACCATCATG tCGGTATTCCGCAGCTCTCCCATCctgggctgcttcctgttcggCCTACCGCTAGGCGTGATTAGCCTGATGTGCTACGGCATCTTCACGGCCACTTCGGACGACGGTTCCGATGACATGGATCCTCTCAAGAGGGAGGGACTAactgacgaggaggaggaggatgaagaggaggatgatgaggaggaggatggtgaggaggaggaggaagaagaggacggGAGGCGACGCTCTTACGAGCTGGAGGGCCCCGAAGAGGAAAAGGATCCCAAGGAGAAGAAGACggattaa
- the pxdc1b gene encoding PX domain-containing protein 1 — MASAVFEGTSLVNMFVRDCWVNGVRRLVISPRGEEEEFFEIRTEWSDRNVLYLNRSHSDLGRLFGRLLESFPEDRGDLSKCPLIEGLVKIKEANDIEEKLNEVERLLKNAINMPYKYSRSEVMLTFFERSPLDQVLRDDNVHRIQPCFQSPIKISEIMRSNGFCLANTETIVFDHSVPGDKERPSSTDSVGHAYEDGTDFLPMEADPCDEETEAYVTNLSYYHLVPFETDILE; from the exons ATGGCTTCGGCTGTGTTCGAGGGGACGTCGCTGGTCAACATGTTCGTCCGGGACTGCTGGGTCAACGGGGTCCGGAGGCTCGTCATCAGCCCgcggggggaggaagaggagttctTCGAGATCAGGACCGAGTGGTCGGACAGGAACGTTTTATACCTGAACCGGAGTCACTCTGATCTGGGCCGGCTGTTCGGGAGGCTGCTGGAGTCCTTCCCCGAGGACCGGGGGGACCTGTCAAAGTGTCCGCTCATAGAAG GCCTCGTTAAGATCAAAGAGGCGAACGACATCGAGGAGAAGCTGAACGAGGTGGAACGGCTCCTGAAAAACGCCATCAACATGCCGTACAAA TACTCTAGGTCAGAGGTCATGCTGACCTTCTTCGAGCGGTCGCCGCTGGACCAGGTGCTGAGGGACGACAACGTCCACAGGATCCAGCCGTGCTTCCAGAGTCCCATCAAGATATCAG AAATCATGCGGTCCAATGGATTCTGCTTGGCCAACACGGAAACCATCGTATTTGATCACAGCGTGCcgggagacaaagagagaccCTCGTCCACCGACTCCGTGGGACACGC ATACGAGGACGGAACAGACTTCCTGCCGATGGAAGCGGACCCGTGCGACGAGGAAACGGAAGCGTATGTCACCAACCTCTCCTACTACCACCTGGTGCCGTTTGAAACGGACATCCTGGAATGA